A window of Rhododendron vialii isolate Sample 1 chromosome 13a, ASM3025357v1 contains these coding sequences:
- the LOC131315120 gene encoding transcription termination factor MTERF15, mitochondrial-like has product MFFAFLDIKLFPINKAVVYSTPPLFFLHTKPLFLRPISSVPLCSSLTNTSGLYPQTDLSPVTLTKSTSSNQDSYVVSYLIDSCGLSPEIAISASKKLEFETPERPDSVLNLLRTYGFTDTQISKLVRKQPKLLLANSEKTLLPKLEFYQTFGVSRSDLLRVLSGDANMLLRSLENHIIPSYNFLKSVLKSDKKVLYAMKRTSWNVSADYTNYVAPNIAVLRGFDVPESKIGLLLTHHPEAILKKPEHFKEIVNMVKEMGFDPSKSTFLQAVHAIGKSNKAIWDRCCESFGKWGWSRDEILSAFKKQPHCMILSEKKIARGMDFIVNKMGWYSKDVARNPTILLYSLEKRIVPRCLVIQVLSSKGLLEKDLNLSTILMPPEKRFLERFVISYEKEVPHLLGVYQRKVDILDSGVIN; this is encoded by the coding sequence ATGTTTTTTGCATTTCTTGATATCAAACTGTTCCCAATCAACAAGGCTGTAGTATATTCAACACCCCCACTTTTTTTCCTCCACACCAAGCCATTGTTTCTCAGACCCATTTCCTCAGTCCCACTCTGTAGTAGCCTGACAAACACAAGTGGGTTGTATCCACAGACTGATTTGTCTCCGGTAACTTTAACTAAATCCACTTCGTCAAATCAAGATTCATATGTTGTCTCCTACCTCATAGATTCATGTGGGTTGTCGCCAGAAATTGCTATTTCTGCTTCTAAGAAGTTGGAATTTGAAACCCCAGAAAGGCCAGACTCCGTGCTTAACCTTCTTAGAACCTATGGATTTACAGATACCCAGATTTCCAAGCTTGTGCGGAAACAACCAAAGCTGCTTTTAGCCAACTCTGAGAAAACCCTTTTGCCCAAACTCGAGTTTTATCAGACCTTTGGTGTTTCAAGATCTGACCTTTTAAGAGTTCTTTCTGGAGATGCAAACATGTTGTTAAGAAGCTTAGAGAATCACATCATACCTTCCTACAATTTCTTAAAGTCTGTGCTGAAATCTGATAAAAAGGTGCTTTATGCCATGAAGCGCACATCATGGAATGTTTCAGCAGATTATACGAATTATGTTGCTCCAAATATTGCTGTTTTGAGGGGATTTGATGTGCCCGAATCAAAGATTGGGTTGTTATTGACTCATCACCCTGAGGCTATATTGAAAAAGCCTGAGCACTTTAAGGAAATTGTTAACATGGTTAAGGAAATGGGGTTTGACCCTTCTAAATCGACATTTCTGCAAGCAGTGCATGCCATAGGGAAGAGTAACAAGGCCATTTGGGATCGATGCTGTGAATCATTTGGGAAGTGGGGTTGGTCTAGGGATGAGATTCTCTCGGCATTCAAGAAGCAACCACATTGTATGATTCTATCAGAGAAGAAGATTGCAAGAGGAATGGACTTCATTGTGAACAAGATGGGGTGGTATTCCAAAGACGTTGCAAGAAATCCTACGATTCTGCTTTATAGCTTGGAAAAGAGGATTGTCCCGAGGTGCTTGGTTATTCAAGTCTTGTCATCGAAGGGCTTGCTAGAGAAAGATTTGAACTTGAGTACAATATTGATGCCACCAGAGAAGAGGTTCTTGGAGAGGTTTGTGATTAGTTATGAGAAGGAAGTTCCTCACCTGTTGGGTGTATATCAAAGGAAGGTGGATATTCTGGACTCTGGAGTTATAAATTGA